Proteins encoded by one window of Lutibacter sp. A64:
- a CDS encoding DUF3817 domain-containing protein translates to MKKIFRIVSILEGVSYLLLLFIATPIKYILENETFVKMLGMPHGLLFIAYVVLAIMMKYELNWKSKAFIIVLVASIIPFGTFYIDKKYLRD, encoded by the coding sequence ATGAAAAAAATATTTAGAATTGTAAGTATTTTAGAGGGTGTATCTTATTTATTATTACTTTTTATTGCAACGCCAATAAAATACATATTAGAAAACGAAACATTTGTTAAAATGCTTGGTATGCCACACGGACTTTTATTTATAGCCTATGTTGTATTAGCAATTATGATGAAATATGAATTAAATTGGAAATCTAAGGCATTTATTATTGTGTTAGTTGCTTCAATTATTCCGTTTGGAACATTTTATATTGATAAAAAATATTTAAGAGATTAA
- a CDS encoding DUF5686 and carboxypeptidase regulatory-like domain-containing protein has protein sequence MAKKITLVFLTFVTMQLSAQVKGTIKNIKNETLPFVSVYLENTSIGTSSNEQGLYELPVLDKGNYTVVFQYLGYVTLKKEIEINTLPFQLDVILNEESIQLNEVTISLKENPAIRIIKNTIENRKRYLNKITAYTSDFYSKGIFRIKNAPDKIFGQKVGDLGGGLDSTRSGVVYLSETVSKISFKQPNLFKEKILASKVSGNNSGFSFNQASEVNFNFYKNTIDLESKVISPIASYALNYYTYKLVGTFYEGSHLINKIEVTPKKKTDNAFSGIIYIVEDDWAIYGINLTVTGAQMGQPMIEELNLKHIYSYDKNTNFWPLISQQIYFKFGMLGINVDGQISTAYSNYNFNPQFKENEFNNEILSFVENSNKKDSLYWDTARPIILTKEEIKDYKIKDSIQVLKKSKSYLDSIDKKDNKFKIADVLMGYSYKNTYKNQYLNFSSVLLGTSFNTVQGWNPSMNISYYTSDKEVGSSFSARANVNYGLSDEKLRATANISYLFNSISKPYLQISGGKKVTQFNQSEPISGIVNSVSTLFFEENYAKYYDNTFVKILFSDELSNGIRMQSTLSYEKRSPLVNTTDYVLLNDKEKVYTSNDPLNENNKGIPSFEEHNVYQFSTTAIIRFGQKYISYPNRKINTYNSDYPSLTLMYNQNFASSEDAYNFGEISARIQQRFDIDNKGTFSYNIKAGTFFEADDIAFVDYKHFNGNQTHVNMNYDYTNAFNLMPYYNFSTNQSYAEFHAEHNFSGYLLNKLPLLNKLRFEFILGAKTLIRKDKKPYSELSVGLGNIGIGKLRFLRLDYVKSNYNGVSQNGLVFGLTF, from the coding sequence ATGGCTAAAAAAATTACACTTGTATTTTTAACTTTTGTTACTATGCAACTTTCTGCACAAGTTAAAGGAACCATTAAAAATATTAAAAATGAAACGCTCCCTTTTGTAAGTGTATATCTAGAAAATACAAGTATTGGAACATCGAGTAACGAGCAAGGTTTGTACGAGCTTCCAGTTTTAGATAAAGGAAATTACACGGTTGTTTTTCAATATTTAGGGTATGTTACATTAAAAAAAGAAATTGAAATTAATACTTTACCTTTTCAATTAGATGTTATTTTAAATGAAGAAAGCATTCAATTAAATGAAGTTACAATTAGTTTAAAAGAAAATCCAGCCATTAGAATTATTAAAAATACCATTGAAAATAGAAAGCGCTATTTAAATAAAATAACCGCTTACACAAGCGATTTTTATTCAAAAGGAATTTTTAGAATTAAAAATGCTCCAGACAAAATATTTGGACAAAAAGTTGGTGATTTAGGTGGAGGTTTAGATTCAACTAGAAGTGGCGTGGTTTATTTGTCTGAAACAGTTTCAAAAATATCTTTTAAGCAACCTAATTTGTTTAAAGAAAAGATTTTAGCCTCAAAAGTTAGTGGAAATAATAGTGGTTTTAGTTTTAATCAAGCTTCAGAAGTCAATTTTAATTTTTATAAAAACACCATTGATTTAGAAAGTAAAGTAATTTCTCCAATAGCATCATACGCTCTTAATTATTACACGTATAAACTAGTTGGAACTTTTTATGAAGGTTCGCATTTAATCAATAAGATTGAAGTAACTCCAAAAAAGAAAACAGATAATGCATTTTCTGGAATTATATATATTGTTGAGGACGATTGGGCAATATACGGAATTAATTTAACCGTTACTGGCGCTCAAATGGGACAACCTATGATTGAAGAATTGAATTTAAAACACATTTATTCGTACGATAAAAACACAAATTTTTGGCCGTTAATTTCGCAACAAATCTATTTTAAATTTGGAATGTTAGGTATTAATGTTGACGGACAAATTAGTACAGCATACAGCAATTATAATTTTAACCCACAGTTTAAGGAAAACGAATTTAATAACGAAATTCTATCTTTTGTTGAAAATTCAAATAAAAAAGATTCGCTGTATTGGGATACCGCAAGACCAATAATTTTAACTAAAGAAGAAATTAAAGATTACAAAATAAAAGACAGCATTCAGGTGTTGAAAAAATCTAAATCATACTTAGATTCCATAGATAAAAAGGATAATAAATTTAAAATTGCAGATGTTTTAATGGGCTATTCTTATAAAAACACCTATAAAAATCAGTATTTAAATTTTTCCTCTGTATTGTTAGGTACAAGTTTTAATACGGTTCAAGGTTGGAATCCTTCAATGAATATTTCCTATTATACGAGTGATAAAGAAGTCGGTTCTAGTTTTTCGGCAAGAGCCAATGTTAATTATGGATTGTCTGATGAAAAACTACGAGCAACTGCTAATATTAGTTATCTATTTAACAGTATTTCAAAACCATATTTACAAATATCTGGAGGGAAAAAAGTAACACAATTTAACCAAAGTGAGCCTATTTCTGGTATTGTAAACTCAGTAAGTACCTTATTTTTTGAAGAAAATTATGCTAAATATTACGATAATACTTTTGTTAAAATTCTTTTTTCTGATGAGTTATCAAATGGCATTAGAATGCAAAGTACATTAAGTTACGAAAAACGATCTCCTTTGGTGAATACAACAGATTATGTGTTGCTAAACGATAAAGAAAAAGTATACACTTCTAACGATCCTTTAAATGAAAATAACAAAGGAATCCCTTCTTTTGAAGAACATAATGTATATCAATTTTCAACTACTGCAATAATTAGATTTGGACAAAAATATATTTCGTATCCAAACAGAAAAATTAATACGTATAATTCAGATTACCCTTCATTAACATTAATGTACAATCAGAATTTTGCTTCAAGTGAAGATGCTTATAACTTTGGAGAAATAAGTGCACGAATTCAACAGCGTTTCGACATTGATAATAAAGGTACTTTTAGCTACAATATAAAAGCTGGAACTTTTTTTGAAGCCGATGATATTGCTTTTGTAGATTACAAACATTTTAATGGAAATCAAACACATGTAAACATGAATTACGATTATACAAATGCGTTTAATTTAATGCCTTACTATAATTTTAGCACTAATCAATCGTATGCAGAATTTCACGCAGAACATAATTTTAGTGGCTATTTATTAAATAAATTACCCTTGTTAAATAAATTAAGATTTGAGTTTATTTTAGGTGCAAAAACCTTGATTAGAAAAGACAAAAAACCATATTCTGAACTATCCGTTGGATTGGGTAATATTGGCATTGGAAAACTACGTTTTCTACGTTTAGATTATGTAAAATCTAATTACAACGGTGTTTCTCAAAACGGACTTGTTTTCGGATTGACGTTTTAG
- a CDS encoding DUF3078 domain-containing protein yields MKKAPLLILMLVFNLSFLFSQEQKKPSPDSEKEPEPSWTKKGKISFMFNQSAFSNWVSKGENTLAGNASINYNFDYVKGKYSWKNNIITSYGLTKSKNTEFTKKTDDRLEFNSLLGINADGYWFYSALVNFKTQFTKGFKYSKDENGKEIRTKYTSFFSPATILIGPGMLWEKNKNFKFNIAPATTKLVIVDKDLTLPNEAYYGVEEGDNTRLELGFNASGRLKITLMENMTIENLLNLYANYLENPENIDIDYSMNLVMKINSYFTTNLVFQTIYDDNSFEGFQIREVFGLSFNYGF; encoded by the coding sequence AACAAAAGAAACCTAGCCCAGATTCAGAAAAAGAACCAGAACCAAGTTGGACTAAGAAAGGAAAAATATCTTTTATGTTTAATCAATCAGCATTTTCTAATTGGGTCTCTAAAGGAGAAAATACATTGGCTGGTAATGCAAGTATAAATTATAATTTTGATTACGTTAAAGGTAAATATTCTTGGAAAAATAACATCATCACTTCTTACGGTTTAACCAAAAGTAAAAATACAGAGTTTACTAAAAAAACAGATGATAGGCTTGAGTTTAATTCTTTATTAGGTATAAATGCAGATGGTTATTGGTTTTATTCAGCTTTAGTTAATTTTAAAACACAATTTACTAAAGGGTTTAAATACAGTAAAGATGAAAATGGTAAGGAAATTAGAACTAAATATACCAGCTTTTTCTCACCAGCTACAATTTTAATTGGTCCAGGGATGTTATGGGAAAAAAATAAAAACTTTAAATTTAATATTGCACCTGCAACTACTAAATTGGTGATAGTTGATAAAGATTTAACATTGCCTAATGAAGCTTATTATGGAGTAGAAGAAGGTGATAATACACGTTTAGAATTAGGTTTTAATGCTTCTGGTAGATTAAAAATTACTTTAATGGAAAATATGACCATTGAAAACTTACTTAATTTATATGCTAATTATTTAGAAAACCCTGAAAATATTGATATTGATTATTCAATGAATTTAGTTATGAAAATAAATAGCTATTTTACAACTAATTTAGTTTTTCAAACTATTTATGATGATAACTCTTTTGAAGGTTTTCAAATTAGAGAAGTTTTTGGACTTAGCTTTAATTATGGTTTTTAA
- a CDS encoding DUF6691 family protein: protein MKYIKFFLIGILFGIVMSKAEIISWYRIYEMFKFQSFHMYGVIGSAIVLGMLCMFLFKKKIIKTFEGNEIYIAPKKLGIYRNLFGGILFGLGWALAGACPGPMFVLIGKGVVSILVVIFGATLGAFLYGYFKNRLPH from the coding sequence ATGAAGTATATAAAGTTTTTTTTAATTGGAATACTATTTGGTATTGTAATGAGTAAAGCAGAAATAATTTCGTGGTATAGAATCTACGAAATGTTTAAATTTCAATCGTTTCATATGTATGGAGTTATTGGATCTGCTATTGTTTTAGGAATGTTATGTATGTTCTTATTCAAAAAGAAAATAATTAAAACATTTGAAGGGAATGAAATTTATATTGCTCCAAAAAAATTAGGAATATATCGTAATTTATTTGGCGGAATATTATTTGGATTAGGCTGGGCATTAGCTGGTGCTTGTCCAGGACCAATGTTTGTTCTTATAGGAAAAGGAGTGGTTTCTATTTTAGTTGTTATTTTTGGAGCTACACTTGGAGCATTTCTTTATGGGTATTTTAAAAATAGACTACCACATTAA
- a CDS encoding 3-deoxy-D-manno-octulosonic acid transferase — translation MHFLYNILIFKASLILKVLALFNKKIKLFVEGRKQTFSLLKNNISPSDIIIWMHCASLGEFEQGRPILEKIKEKHPTKKLVLTFFSPSGYEIRKNYNGADVVCYLPLDSKKNSKIFLDIVHPETAIFVKYEFWPNLLKELKTRNINTILISGIFRENQAFFKWYGGFMRKALQTFSYFFVQDKLSENLLKGIHLNNVIACGDTRFDRVYEITKQDNTLDFISEFKNNNYTLVAGSTWKDDEEFLVDYINNKASEQEKFIIAPHNINSKDIEELKNSISKKVVLFSEKEGKNLQEYQVFIIDTIGILTKVYSYANIAYVGGGYTKSGVHNVLEPATFGLPIIIGPNYSKFIEVKELVAKEACFSINNSQKLSVLLNSFFIEKNKRLEASSKALEYVIDKTGASVKILNYLK, via the coding sequence ATGCATTTTTTATACAACATACTTATTTTTAAAGCCAGTTTAATACTAAAAGTACTGGCGCTTTTCAATAAAAAAATAAAACTTTTTGTTGAAGGACGAAAACAAACTTTTAGCCTTCTTAAAAATAATATTTCACCTTCAGATATCATAATTTGGATGCATTGCGCATCACTTGGAGAATTTGAACAAGGCAGACCAATTTTAGAAAAAATAAAGGAAAAACACCCAACAAAAAAATTGGTATTAACATTTTTTTCGCCATCTGGTTACGAGATTAGAAAAAATTATAACGGAGCAGATGTTGTCTGTTACTTACCTTTAGATTCTAAAAAAAATTCTAAAATATTTTTAGATATTGTGCATCCAGAAACTGCCATTTTTGTGAAATATGAGTTTTGGCCAAACCTATTAAAAGAATTAAAAACTAGAAATATTAATACCATTTTAATTTCAGGTATTTTTAGAGAAAACCAAGCATTTTTTAAATGGTATGGCGGTTTTATGAGAAAAGCATTACAAACGTTCTCATACTTTTTTGTACAAGATAAATTATCTGAAAATTTATTAAAAGGTATACATCTAAACAATGTAATTGCTTGCGGAGATACGCGTTTCGATAGAGTTTACGAAATTACAAAACAAGACAACACACTAGATTTTATTTCAGAATTCAAAAATAACAACTACACTCTAGTTGCCGGTAGTACTTGGAAAGATGATGAGGAGTTCTTAGTTGATTACATAAATAACAAGGCTTCAGAACAAGAAAAATTTATAATTGCACCTCATAATATCAATTCAAAAGACATTGAAGAATTAAAAAATTCTATTTCAAAAAAGGTGGTGTTATTTTCAGAAAAAGAAGGAAAAAACCTACAAGAATATCAAGTTTTTATTATTGACACTATTGGTATTTTAACAAAGGTGTATAGCTATGCTAACATTGCTTATGTTGGTGGAGGATATACCAAATCTGGAGTTCATAATGTATTAGAACCTGCTACTTTTGGTTTACCCATTATTATAGGTCCTAATTATAGTAAATTTATTGAAGTAAAAGAACTAGTTGCAAAAGAGGCTTGTTTTTCAATAAATAATTCTCAAAAATTATCCGTACTTTTAAACAGTTTTTTTATTGAAAAAAATAAAAGATTAGAAGCAAGTTCAAAAGCATTAGAATATGTGATAGACAAAACAGGAGCTTCAGTAAAAATTTTAAATTACTTAAAATGA
- a CDS encoding MutS-related protein — protein MQHPQEFYNNQKAIFEQKSKNLKKKLSISSLIRFITFLSIILGIYLFFGNSSAILLVVGIGVILFIYLVLKHSKLQYNYNLNKTLISINKTELDVLNRNYFDLDDGTEFINPKHAYSYDIDLFGKGSFFQYCNRTVTIEGKHKLFSELTSNNISAIDKKQTGIKELSEKPKWRQHFSAIASLVKVEHPAKEIVSWIHNYKPVFPSFLAYLPIVFSFLSVALIVALALQLIPEILLLLWLFVGLGISGFYVKKVNELSRNTDNAKDTFKQYHKLLNEIENTTFTSEILKSKQLKIQTETKKASDIFKKYSKLLDALDQRNNVIIAVLGNGFFLRDLHQVYKIEKWIETYKDKVEQWFDVIAFFDAQNSLANFAFNHPNYVFPEIKNNGEVIKATNLGHTLLKEKQRVDNNFTIKNQQFFIITGANMAGKSTFLRTVSLSIVMANIGLPVCAEHFEYSPIKLITSMRTSDSLVEDESYFFSELKRLKFIVDEIKNDDYFIILDEILKGTNSTDKAIGSKKFVEKLVASNSTGIIATHDLSLCEIEQELTEVKNYYFDAEIINDELNFDYQLKNGICKNMNASFLLKKMQII, from the coding sequence ATGCAGCATCCTCAAGAATTTTACAACAATCAAAAAGCTATTTTTGAACAGAAATCAAAAAACTTAAAAAAGAAACTTTCAATTTCTAGTTTAATACGATTTATAACTTTTTTAAGTATTATTTTAGGAATTTACCTTTTTTTTGGAAATAGTTCAGCAATTTTATTAGTTGTAGGTATTGGCGTAATTCTATTTATATATTTGGTGCTAAAACACAGCAAACTACAATACAATTATAACTTAAACAAAACCCTAATATCTATTAATAAAACAGAATTAGATGTTTTAAATAGAAATTATTTTGACTTAGATGACGGAACTGAATTTATAAATCCTAAACATGCCTATAGTTACGATATAGATTTATTTGGAAAAGGTTCCTTTTTTCAATATTGTAATAGAACCGTAACAATTGAAGGTAAACATAAATTGTTTTCAGAATTAACTTCAAACAATATTTCAGCAATTGATAAAAAGCAAACTGGAATTAAAGAATTAAGTGAAAAACCAAAGTGGAGACAACACTTTTCTGCAATTGCAAGTTTGGTAAAAGTAGAGCATCCAGCTAAAGAAATTGTAAGTTGGATTCATAATTACAAACCCGTTTTTCCTTCATTTTTAGCATATCTACCCATAGTTTTTTCTTTTTTATCTGTAGCGTTAATTGTTGCCTTGGCACTCCAACTAATTCCTGAAATATTACTTTTATTATGGCTTTTTGTTGGTTTAGGAATTTCTGGTTTTTATGTAAAAAAGGTAAATGAATTATCTAGAAATACAGACAATGCAAAAGATACATTTAAACAATATCATAAATTATTAAATGAAATTGAAAATACCACTTTCACTTCAGAAATTTTAAAATCTAAGCAATTAAAAATTCAAACTGAAACAAAAAAAGCATCTGACATTTTTAAAAAATACTCAAAATTATTAGATGCCTTAGACCAACGAAATAATGTTATTATTGCAGTACTTGGAAATGGGTTTTTCCTAAGAGATTTACATCAAGTTTATAAAATTGAAAAGTGGATTGAAACTTATAAAGATAAAGTAGAACAATGGTTTGATGTAATTGCTTTTTTCGATGCTCAAAACTCATTAGCAAACTTTGCTTTTAACCATCCAAATTATGTGTTTCCTGAAATTAAAAATAACGGTGAAGTTATAAAAGCAACAAATTTAGGACATACTTTATTAAAAGAAAAACAACGAGTTGACAATAATTTCACCATTAAAAATCAACAATTTTTTATAATAACAGGTGCAAATATGGCAGGGAAAAGTACTTTTTTAAGAACGGTTTCCTTATCTATTGTTATGGCAAATATTGGTTTACCTGTTTGTGCTGAACATTTTGAATACAGCCCAATAAAACTAATAACTAGTATGCGTACATCAGATTCTTTAGTTGAAGATGAATCGTATTTCTTTTCAGAATTAAAACGTTTAAAATTTATTGTTGATGAAATTAAAAACGACGATTATTTTATAATTTTAGATGAAATTTTAAAAGGAACAAATAGCACAGATAAAGCTATTGGATCTAAAAAGTTTGTTGAAAAATTAGTAGCTTCAAATTCAACAGGAATTATTGCAACGCACGATTTAAGTTTGTGTGAAATTGAACAAGAATTAACTGAGGTTAAAAACTACTATTTTGATGCCGAAATTATAAATGACGAGCTGAATTTTGATTACCAATTAAAAAACGGCATTTGTAAAAATATGAATGCTTCATTTTTACTAAAAAAGATGCAAATAATTTAA
- a CDS encoding YeeE/YedE family protein, which translates to MEFISQPWAWYVAGPVIALIMFLLYYFGERFGVSSNLETFCSIGGAGKFVDYFKVDWKKNSWNLVFVAGGITGGFIATQWLTPSDTVNLNPQTIQDLADIGIKNAGSSYLPDEIFSIDTLLTLKGFIILLIAGVLVGFGARWAGGCTSGHAIVGLSNLELPSLISVIGFFIGGLIMTWLILPLIF; encoded by the coding sequence ATGGAATTTATTTCACAGCCATGGGCCTGGTATGTTGCTGGGCCTGTTATTGCACTAATAATGTTTTTACTGTACTACTTTGGAGAACGTTTTGGGGTTTCTTCAAATTTAGAAACTTTTTGTTCTATAGGTGGTGCTGGAAAATTTGTTGACTATTTTAAAGTCGACTGGAAAAAAAACTCTTGGAACTTAGTTTTTGTTGCTGGAGGAATTACTGGTGGTTTTATTGCCACACAGTGGCTTACCCCTTCAGATACAGTTAATCTTAACCCACAAACAATACAAGATTTAGCTGATATTGGCATAAAAAATGCAGGCTCCTCCTATTTACCTGATGAGATTTTTAGCATAGACACTTTACTAACTCTTAAAGGCTTTATAATACTACTAATTGCAGGTGTTTTGGTGGGTTTTGGAGCACGTTGGGCTGGCGGTTGTACTTCTGGACATGCAATTGTTGGTTTAAGCAATTTAGAACTACCTTCTTTAATCTCGGTAATCGGATTTTTTATTGGAGGTTTAATTATGACTTGGCTAATTTTACCATTAATATTTTAA
- a CDS encoding Crp/Fnr family transcriptional regulator has protein sequence MIREKLENYYSFVFEKELIDEIEQVGIYKKLRENELLVDLGDQMKGVPLLLDGAIKIVREDKKGEEILLYFLEKGDTCASSFASAISNGKCGIRAIAEKESEIIFLPTQKLDDWLVKYKSWRNFVIDSYNIRLNEMMETIDTLAFMKMDERLYKYLKDKAQIMRETTLNTTHQDIAYDMHTSRVVISRLLKQLENEGKIKLHRNKIEILEF, from the coding sequence ATGATTAGAGAAAAATTAGAAAACTATTATTCGTTTGTTTTTGAGAAAGAGTTAATAGATGAAATTGAACAGGTAGGCATCTACAAAAAATTACGAGAAAACGAATTATTAGTTGATTTAGGTGATCAAATGAAAGGTGTTCCACTATTGTTAGATGGTGCTATAAAAATTGTACGAGAAGATAAAAAAGGTGAAGAAATATTGTTGTATTTTTTAGAAAAAGGAGACACCTGTGCCAGTTCTTTTGCAAGTGCTATTTCAAACGGTAAATGTGGCATTAGAGCTATTGCCGAAAAAGAATCTGAAATAATTTTTCTTCCTACCCAAAAACTAGATGATTGGTTGGTAAAATACAAAAGTTGGAGGAATTTTGTAATTGATAGCTACAACATCCGTCTAAATGAAATGATGGAAACTATAGACACCTTAGCATTTATGAAAATGGATGAGCGTTTATATAAATACCTAAAAGATAAAGCTCAAATAATGCGTGAAACCACTCTAAATACAACACACCAAGATATTGCTTATGATATGCATACCTCTCGTGTAGTAATTTCTAGATTGTTAAAACAGCTAGAAAATGAAGGAAAAATAAAATTACATAGAAATAAAATTGAAATTTTAGAATTCTAA